The segment AGATCTCCTCAAACCGATCCAATTCCAGCAGAGCCATCTCCTCTGTTGTGGCCTTGTAGATGGGCTTTAAATCCGAGGTCACCTTCTTGAGATCTTTGTAGGATACATAACGGGTGGAGTTGCGGATCTGGTGGATGATACATTTTTGGATTTCCGTGCTGGGATAGCATGCTGAAATCGCTTGTGAGAAGCCCGTAAGGTTATCTACACAAGTAATGAGAATGTCCTGAACACCGCGATTTTTCAATTCATTGAGCACACTGAGCCAGAACTTTGCAGACTCATTCTCACCAATCCACATGCCCAGGACGTCTTTGTTTCCATCCAAATCAATGCCAATGACCATGTAAGCAGCCTTGTTGACAATAGCCCCATCCTGTTTCACCTTGAAATGAATGGCGTCCAGAAACACCACAGCATACACGCTCTGTAGGGGGCGATTCTGCCACTCTTTCACGAGAGGGATAATCTTATTGGTCACGTTGGAGATGAAGGTCGGAGAGACATCGAGGCCGTACAGCTGCTGCAGATGGTCCTGAATCTCACGAGTGCTGATGCCTTTAGCATAGAGGGCGATAATTTGGTCCTCAATGCCTGTCACATTGGACTGATGTTTCTTGACCACTAACGGCTCAAACTCACCTTCACGGTCTCGAGGTACCAAAATTTGCTGCTCACCATATTCACTGGTGATCTTCTTTTTGCTCTTGCCGTTTCGGCTGTTTGTTGTCTGCTTGCTCTTCACGACATGCTTCTCGTAACCCAAATGCTGGTCCATTTCGGCCTCCAGCATTTCCTGAAGTGTTTCTGCAAACAGATCTTTCAAGGCGTTTTGTGCATCCTGCGCGGTCACCAGATTATTCTCCTTAATGAAGGCCCGCAGCTGTTGTTTATCCCAAAGTCTCATGTGTTCTCCCAACCTTTCTACTATGTTTCATTTTAATAGTTTTGGGAGTTTACACAATCTATTTTACAGACTCATTTTATTGGGTGATATGATGAACGAACCTTGATTGGCTAAGTGCCTTTTATTTAGCCCCCAAATGAACTTGGACAATACACCCCTTATTCCGATACACTGAAATCAGTCGGAGGGGAACGCAGCATGAATTGGATCCCAAGATGGTGCTTCGCTGGGCGAAGGAGCTCAGCCGCTCGGATCTGGAACAACTGGACGGATCCGCATTGAAGCAAAGCGCCTTCATCCCAACGGCATCGGATTATGCCACCTTGGAGAAGGGGCATGAGAAGCTGAAGAAGCTGTATGCCGAGCAGGCGCTGGAGCGAGAAATCCTCCGTGGCCTTTAAAAAAACGAATCCAAACTTGAGGATAAAATAGCCATCGCTCAGAAGTACATTCAGTTGGGGCATGCCATTCGTCTGGTGCTGCGCATTTTAGACGTGGAGCGTTCGACGTATTATGCACATGTGAATCGATCTGAACATCACGAACCTATCCACAGGAGCGGTCGCCCCGCGCCTGGTTATTCAACCACGCAAGACGGCAAGCGGATTAGCGATGAACAAGTGAGCGAGTGGATCATGGAACTGCTGGCGGACGAGTATACGTCCGTCTACGGATACCGCAAGCTGACAAAGATGCTGCAGCGTGAGCATCGTCTGGTGATCAACAAGAAGAAAGTCTATCGGCTGTGCAAAGCCATGAACGTCCTGCGGCCCCAGCGCCAGGTGAAAGTTAAGCACCCGAAGCGACTGGCCAATAATCGGCTTCTCACAGGCTCCAGTCAGCTCTGGGAAACGGATATTAAGTATGGGTGGGTCGAAGGCGAAGGGCGCTTCTTCTTCCTGCTGAGCATCATCGATGTGTTCGACCGGGCGATCGTCGCTGATCATCACGGCCTGTCCTGCGAGGCCAAGGACTTGGTTCAAATCACGCAGGAAGCGCTGATGAAGCGCCAGCTCTTTTGACAACACGAATCGGCCTGTCATTCGCTCTGACAATGGTCCCCAGTTCATTAGCCATCGCTTTGCGGAGGCCTGTGCACAGTTTCAAATCGTTCACGAGCGCATTCCACCCAAGACGCCAAACAAGAATGCGCATATCGAATCCTTCCATGCGATTCTGGAATCGGAGTGTTATCAGCGGCACGAGTTTGAGAGCTATCAACAAGCGTATGAAATCGTCAGCAGCTTTATCCACAACTACAATCACAAGCGAATCCATGGTAGCTTATACGATCTGTCGCCGTACGAATACCGAGAGGCAATTCAACAAGGGATGGTGGAGCCCAAGGTCATCAAAGTGTAACCGCCGGAAGAAAAATGACGAAAACCGCAACAACCTTAAGCAATTCTATGCAATTGGTCGAATAAGAGGTGCGTGGCCGCGATGGTGTACAGACTGACATCAACGGCCTTTATACCATGCGCGCGCGATATTATAACCCGGACATCAAGCGGTTTATGAACCGCGATGTGCTGCGAGGAGAAGTGAGCCTGGGGCTCAGCATGGACCGCTTCGCGTATGTAACCGGCAATCCGGTGACGTTTGTGGACCCGCTGGGGCTGGATGCGATTCAGGCGGGGAAGCGTAAGGGTGGGGTAATCTTAATAGAAAAGAGGCATTTAACAATGCGAAGGATTTAGCAGGTGTACCTAGGTCCCAACAACCTACACGTCAATGGCAAGTCGGAGATAATATCAATAAAAAGGGTGGCGACTATAAAAATTATGAGTACAGTTCAA is part of the Paenibacillus algicola genome and harbors:
- a CDS encoding IS256 family transposase; translated protein: MRLWDKQQLRAFIKENNLVTAQDAQNALKDLFAETLQEMLEAEMDQHLGYEKHVVKSKQTTNSRNGKSKKKITSEYGEQQILVPRDREGEFEPLVVKKHQSNVTGIEDQIIALYAKGISTREIQDHLQQLYGLDVSPTFISNVTNKIIPLVKEWQNRPLQSVYAVVFLDAIHFKVKQDGAIVNKAAYMVIGIDLDGNKDVLGMWIGENESAKFWLSVLNELKNRGVQDILITCVDNLTGFSQAISACYPSTEIQKCIIHQIRNSTRYVSYKDLKKVTSDLKPIYKATTEEMALLELDRFEEIWGAKYPLIVRSWRNNWEELATFFKYPPELRKLIYTTNMIESYHRQLRKVTKGKSIFPTDESLLKMLYLVTVDVTRKWTGRVQNWGQILLQLSVFYPERIGQHLP
- a CDS encoding IS3 family transposase; translation: MGHAIRLVLRILDVERSTYYAHVNRSEHHEPIHRSGRPAPGYSTTQDGKRISDEQVSEWIMELLADEYTSVYGYRKLTKMLQREHRLVINKKKVYRLCKAMNVLRPQRQVKVKHPKRLANNRLLTGSSQLWETDIKYGWVEGEGRFFFLLSIIDVFDRAIVADHHGLSCEAKDLVQITQEALMKRQLF
- a CDS encoding integrase core domain-containing protein; this encodes MVHERIPPKTPNKNAHIESFHAILESECYQRHEFESYQQAYEIVSSFIHNYNHKRIHGSLYDLSPYEYREAIQQGMVEPKVIKV
- a CDS encoding RHS repeat-associated core domain-containing protein, with the translated sequence MRGRDGVQTDINGLYTMRARYYNPDIKRFMNRDVLRGEVSLGLSMDRFAYVTGNPVTFVDPLGLDAIQAGKRKGGVILIEKRHLTMRRI